In a genomic window of Hyphomonas sp.:
- a CDS encoding HU family DNA-binding protein, producing MNKGELTKAVAAESGLSQSDAGKAVDAVFDAIAGAVKDRQQVAIAGFGTFSAKTRNARTGRNPATGEEIKIPEKTSAAFKPASALKDL from the coding sequence ATGAATAAGGGCGAACTTACGAAGGCTGTCGCAGCCGAATCCGGACTGTCGCAAAGCGATGCCGGCAAGGCCGTTGACGCTGTTTTCGACGCAATTGCAGGCGCCGTGAAAGACCGCCAGCAAGTGGCGATCGCCGGCTTCGGCACATTCTCGGCCAAGACCCGGAATGCGCGTACGGGCCGCAACCCGGCCACGGGCGAAGAAATCAAGATCCCGGAAAAGACATCGGCTGCTTTCAAGCCGGCTTCGGCTCTGAAAGACCTCTAG
- a CDS encoding MATE family efflux transporter, with amino-acid sequence MRTHRLGWTAWARPADIADLLRLSVPIAFSRMSQMLMAVTDAIVLGQHAPGELPYILNSWLPMGVSLGLGLGVLLGVQVLTSELLGVGREHESGRIFRRGLRTSIWLGFLLMAVVYFSADALFSWLFVEIAPPADVVDQVSPEAVAASVADVTQVLSFGLVGFMISTVCGYYLEALRRPLLVSCVMYLGVFVNAGIDLALVGGYWGFERMGAEGVAWATTGSRWFITLLLLGAVLLLTPALKNAPAGPADEAGRQLSVGTGTAISNVAEWGGFNLTFVIATWISLAANSVYGYAIQIMGLCFMFYLGIATATSVRVAEAFGRRNLEEMRDAGRLGVAATILMGVGLGIVLIVFNDTLAGFLVKEDAVINGVHLASGIAALLVMASVVTVFDGLQATASFALRAQEIVWSPSLIHIGSFFLVMLPACYWLGIVESRGARGMMEGVFIGVFTAGVLQTVLLEWKTARQPSRRAV; translated from the coding sequence ATGCGCACGCATCGCCTGGGCTGGACCGCCTGGGCGCGGCCAGCCGACATCGCAGACCTGTTGCGGCTATCTGTGCCGATTGCGTTTTCGCGCATGTCGCAGATGCTGATGGCTGTCACGGACGCCATTGTGCTCGGCCAGCACGCGCCGGGCGAGCTGCCCTATATCCTGAATTCCTGGCTGCCCATGGGCGTGTCGCTTGGCCTCGGCCTTGGTGTCTTGCTGGGTGTTCAGGTGCTGACCTCGGAATTGCTCGGTGTCGGCCGGGAGCACGAGAGCGGCCGCATCTTCCGGCGCGGCCTGCGCACCAGCATCTGGCTGGGTTTCTTGCTGATGGCCGTGGTCTATTTCTCGGCCGATGCCTTGTTCAGCTGGCTTTTTGTCGAGATCGCCCCCCCGGCTGATGTGGTCGATCAGGTGTCGCCGGAAGCCGTTGCGGCTTCGGTGGCCGATGTGACCCAGGTCCTGTCCTTTGGTCTGGTCGGATTCATGATTTCCACAGTTTGCGGATACTATCTGGAGGCCCTGCGGCGGCCGTTGCTTGTGTCCTGTGTGATGTATCTGGGCGTGTTCGTGAATGCCGGCATCGACCTTGCCTTGGTCGGCGGCTATTGGGGTTTCGAGCGCATGGGCGCTGAGGGCGTCGCCTGGGCGACGACCGGTTCGCGCTGGTTTATCACATTGCTCTTGCTCGGCGCGGTCCTGTTGCTGACACCGGCCCTGAAGAATGCACCGGCTGGCCCTGCCGATGAGGCCGGGCGGCAATTGTCCGTCGGGACGGGAACCGCGATCAGCAATGTGGCCGAGTGGGGCGGGTTCAACCTGACCTTTGTGATCGCCACCTGGATCAGCCTCGCGGCCAATTCGGTCTATGGCTATGCCATCCAGATCATGGGGCTTTGCTTCATGTTCTATCTGGGCATCGCCACGGCGACGAGCGTGCGCGTGGCGGAAGCGTTCGGACGCCGAAATCTCGAGGAAATGCGCGACGCGGGCCGTCTGGGCGTGGCGGCGACCATCTTGATGGGCGTGGGCCTCGGCATTGTCCTGATCGTGTTCAACGACACGCTGGCCGGGTTCCTCGTCAAGGAAGACGCCGTGATCAATGGGGTGCACCTCGCATCCGGCATCGCGGCTCTCCTGGTCATGGCATCTGTGGTCACGGTGTTTGACGGACTACAGGCCACGGCATCCTTCGCCCTGAGGGCGCAGGAGATTGTCTGGTCGCCGAGCCTGATCCATATCGGATCCTTCTTCCTGGTGATGCTGCCGGCCTGCTACTGGCTCGGCATTGTGGAAAGCCGGGGCGCGCGGGGCATGATGGAAGGCGTGTTTATCGGCGTGTTTACCGCCGGTGTGTTGCAGACGGTTCTGCTGGAATGGAAAACGGCGCGTCAGCCGAGCCGACGCGCCGTCTGA
- a CDS encoding class II 3-deoxy-7-phosphoheptulonate synthase codes for MTWTPSDWRQLPAMHIPEDYPDSAALAAVEEKLKSFPPLVFAGEARRLKQRLGEVAAGEAFLLQGGDCAESFKEFHPDNIRDTFRVILQMAVVLTFAAAKPVVKVGRIAGQFGKPRSSPVETIDGVTLPSYRGDNINGMDFTPESRLPDPERLTQAYSQSAATLNLLRAFSQGGYANLSNVHRWMLGFVDRSPQGERYEQLADQISKSLDFMKACGVTPDSVPQMSQVEFYTSHEALLLGYEEALTRIDSTSGEWYDTSAHMLWIGHRTRQLDHAHVNFCKGVRNPIGVKCGPGLEAEELLRLIDTLNPNDEPGRITLISRFGSDGVAKGLPPLARAVKKSGRTVVWSCDPMHGNTLKTESGFKTRPVDRILSEVRQFVDVLSAEGCYPGGVHFEMTGQNVTECIGGAQAISEEDLSSRYHTHCDPRLNGEQALELAFLIAEKLQSVGASGAAALKAG; via the coding sequence ATGACCTGGACCCCCTCAGACTGGCGCCAACTGCCGGCAATGCATATTCCGGAAGACTATCCGGATTCTGCTGCGCTCGCTGCAGTGGAGGAAAAGCTGAAGAGCTTTCCGCCGCTGGTGTTTGCTGGGGAAGCCCGCCGCCTGAAGCAGCGCCTGGGTGAAGTGGCAGCCGGGGAGGCCTTCCTGCTGCAGGGCGGCGACTGTGCCGAAAGCTTCAAGGAGTTCCACCCGGACAATATCCGGGACACGTTCCGCGTGATCCTGCAGATGGCGGTCGTCCTGACATTCGCCGCTGCAAAACCGGTGGTGAAAGTCGGCCGGATCGCTGGACAGTTCGGCAAACCGCGGTCCTCGCCGGTCGAAACCATCGATGGCGTGACGCTGCCATCCTATCGCGGCGACAACATCAATGGCATGGATTTCACGCCGGAGAGCCGCTTGCCGGATCCCGAGCGCCTGACGCAGGCCTATTCGCAATCCGCGGCGACGCTGAACCTTCTGCGGGCCTTCAGTCAGGGCGGCTACGCCAACCTGTCCAATGTGCATCGCTGGATGCTGGGTTTTGTCGATCGCAGTCCACAAGGCGAGCGGTATGAGCAACTTGCTGACCAGATTTCGAAATCCCTGGACTTCATGAAGGCTTGCGGGGTCACGCCGGACAGCGTGCCGCAAATGTCCCAGGTGGAGTTCTATACCAGCCATGAAGCGCTTCTGCTGGGATATGAGGAAGCCCTGACCCGCATCGATTCCACGTCTGGCGAATGGTACGACACCTCCGCCCACATGTTGTGGATTGGCCACCGCACCCGTCAGCTCGACCATGCGCATGTCAATTTCTGCAAGGGTGTCCGCAATCCGATTGGCGTGAAATGCGGCCCTGGCCTGGAGGCCGAGGAATTGCTGCGCCTGATCGACACGCTGAACCCGAATGACGAACCAGGCCGGATCACGCTGATCTCGCGCTTTGGCTCCGATGGCGTCGCGAAGGGCCTGCCACCTCTGGCGCGGGCCGTGAAGAAGAGTGGACGTACCGTTGTCTGGTCATGCGACCCGATGCACGGCAACACGCTGAAGACCGAGAGTGGCTTCAAGACTCGTCCGGTGGACCGGATCCTGTCGGAAGTGCGCCAGTTCGTGGATGTGTTGTCGGCCGAGGGCTGCTATCCGGGCGGCGTGCATTTCGAAATGACCGGGCAGAATGTCACCGAGTGCATCGGCGGCGCGCAGGCCATTTCCGAAGAGGACCTGTCATCGCGATACCACACCCATTGCGATCCTCGCCTCAATGGCGAACAGGCCCTTGAACTGGCCTTCCTGATCGCCGAGAAGCTCCAGTCCGTCGGAGCCTCCGGCGCTGCCGCCCTGAAAGCGGGCTAA
- a CDS encoding AAA family ATPase yields MSHVYISHSAKDFDALLELHEALRAASIPDWYVPNDGASRDMANQSIDDAFAMIVLVSAASVRSKAVRQDVERARARGLKLIPYQIDKARLNGFFKHEVLPHLRLSSTTPDGLQQLVAETRQAYKRKCPVLAVMNLKGGVGKTTVSSQVFGAWQGALGGRILLVDLDPQYNLTQTFFEMDLADASAGADRSVISLFEKSRIHARDATSPAESWLSLSTDPFAPVPKEKIVHELMGEASPGGRLDLITGQFEISKYAFASDARSLDLIKEHFLQSIERYRSDYDLIVFDTNPNATFLTRCALEAADRVLAPMQADIYSLRGVRLLNQVIRDQIAADSRPDLSVLFNFVARSEQSTFEADARNGTYNAAAGFDLASALLRSALPRSGHLQVRAPQEGEPAWKQLLIHSGRGGGLKHMRESLKTVALELKTLVES; encoded by the coding sequence ATGTCGCACGTCTATATCAGCCACTCCGCGAAAGACTTCGACGCCCTGCTGGAGCTGCATGAAGCGCTCCGGGCCGCCTCGATCCCGGACTGGTACGTTCCGAATGACGGTGCGTCCCGCGACATGGCCAATCAGTCGATCGATGATGCCTTTGCCATGATCGTGCTCGTCTCGGCGGCCTCGGTCCGCTCGAAGGCGGTCCGCCAGGATGTCGAGCGGGCCAGGGCCCGTGGGTTGAAGCTGATCCCCTACCAGATCGACAAGGCCCGCCTGAACGGCTTCTTCAAGCACGAAGTCCTGCCGCATCTGCGCCTGTCCTCGACCACGCCGGACGGCCTGCAGCAGCTCGTGGCCGAAACCCGTCAGGCCTACAAGCGCAAATGCCCCGTCCTGGCCGTCATGAACCTGAAAGGGGGTGTGGGGAAAACCACCGTCTCCAGCCAGGTGTTCGGCGCCTGGCAAGGCGCGCTTGGCGGGCGGATCCTGCTCGTGGATCTCGATCCCCAGTACAATCTGACCCAGACCTTCTTCGAAATGGATTTGGCCGATGCCAGCGCCGGGGCCGACCGATCAGTCATATCCCTGTTCGAGAAATCACGCATCCACGCCCGCGACGCGACCAGCCCTGCAGAATCCTGGCTGAGCCTGTCGACCGATCCGTTCGCGCCCGTGCCGAAGGAAAAGATCGTGCACGAGTTGATGGGGGAAGCCAGCCCGGGCGGGCGGCTGGACCTGATTACCGGCCAGTTCGAAATCTCGAAATACGCATTCGCATCCGACGCCCGGTCTCTGGACCTGATCAAGGAGCATTTTCTCCAGTCCATTGAGCGCTATCGCAGCGACTATGACCTGATTGTCTTCGACACCAATCCGAACGCCACCTTCCTGACACGGTGTGCGCTCGAGGCGGCCGACCGCGTGCTGGCGCCGATGCAGGCAGATATCTATTCCCTGCGCGGTGTGCGCTTGCTGAACCAGGTCATCCGCGACCAGATCGCGGCCGACAGCCGGCCCGACCTGTCCGTCCTGTTCAATTTCGTGGCCCGCTCGGAACAGTCCACTTTCGAGGCCGATGCCCGCAATGGCACCTACAATGCGGCTGCGGGGTTTGATCTGGCCTCGGCCCTGCTGCGCTCCGCCCTGCCCCGCTCCGGCCATCTCCAGGTCCGCGCGCCGCAGGAAGGCGAACCCGCCTGGAAACAATTGCTGATCCATTCGGGTCGTGGCGGCGGCCTCAAGCACATGCGGGAAAGCCTGAAGACGGTCGCCCTCGAATTGAAAACACTGGTCGAATCCTGA